One Salmo trutta chromosome 19, fSalTru1.1, whole genome shotgun sequence genomic window carries:
- the LOC115154186 gene encoding rho GTPase-activating protein 32 isoform X4, whose amino-acid sequence MKSRPTKQKLKQRGILRERVFGCDLGEHLLNSGHDVPQVLKSCTEFIEKHGVVDGMYRLSGIASNIQKLRHEFDSEQIPDLTKDVYIQDIHCVGSLCKLYFRELPNPLLTYQLYEKFSSSSFLSAPQEAVSAATDEERLIKIHDVIQQLPPPHYRTLEFLMRHLSHLATFSYVTNMHSKNLAIVWAPNLLRSKQIESACFSGTAAFMEVRIQSVVVEFILNHVDVLFNPKLSSLIREGAGHNSLSRPKSLLVSSPSTKLLTLEEAQARTQAQINSPVTADSKYIEVGEGPAALQGKFHTVIEFPTERKRPPIKSKKSPVGSWRSFFNLGKSSSMSKRKLHRNPSEPNELKAMAGGRGDTGTLRSAKSEESLTSLHNVEGESKVYRPRRPRSSSDALSASFNGDLLDSHTWQHCNFYDNLTQGHSGGPTRDSGDSNGDEGPIRVPALISPPCLASDDVDLSLPDIGMASLDFDPMSFKCSLHDGSFSFPLGLSDVAMGAAGESTSLKRSKGGIDNGSVPVSPSFPGKFTFPFLSSDLSPATRKKSESKKLTCSVSFPDKPLQAVSAIKLKATILAISEPFAMEFPCRLTENYDVPQPPPPSSGQPGDSPALMGSVLLRTGEPSLSEAFQMELHCKLSTFDNDINTKSQVSTEESTAQQPSATRSQEQPGAVASLDSPKGTPSPLSSSSVSPLPPLPPEKNSAHMLAMAESAQQDSILTQRSSQTQSPIRPKLPSHSLEWTPPTALCPQTSLKKGPRTGAAQNPTLSTTTPNIAPSSFLPPTTPPDKQPSQSASHQSISTSASAKSPSTPPRARQDIDFTPPASPHHQCITTPSRTPAHVSPTRRSPEMQQPAMGQVAVSSTGSSTTTPSSKEMGVLPKPAPEVHVNDSVWSPTLPKPLEQPVAVLQPQPPPQSQPHIQSHPHPQAQSQPHPQPNARVAPTPAEQVERPWEAIKPVQPRMEPATRHHAHGPTPPTPPVRSIESKLATAVLSHTEAANPAIFHNILAEASTPEEALTHPPLPALKSSTHQSAYLYHTKGEAALLEPPEEAYYHQRAIPMGQLSYHYRPDSVPSHLSYVSKSEPQIPYSTRTDHRYNTHAHSRSYHQSMKHRGPPRRGEYISPGPGYGPMEGAPVYPAVRRVHSLHVPSTIRSVPIQRTEVPPDDELLYYQRPFYQCKAYQQQLQQSSQADYHVTQLQPYFENGRVQYRYGPYSPGANPLDAPYYDGDPYGTIRRRHLHSFSSRDLGPTLSRSGGKAGGYHYLSRPVLPPGKEQSLFSRDVPPGHGSKGAAFYFAWDPEESERLRMHSIRRESRARQTVRGPVMSQYDNLGLFMPGDLGGYETLHLRSKSDPSKSVLMSAESKDGCYGVPPGSQHAPRHLVSDPDFLMYMETENHCQGAGTGDKQSSSRACQASHSHQVQHPPRNQSHQQDPSRHDPGDGVRSVQPRYQRPDPDRHLNRAKTPSGYQDKDDQQQQSTPVKAQAPPKAERSQCVREQQQQHYSQAAMPKSDREYSYQPHGGQQRHSTMTVQSHYDNMDDYHPAAVPQPQAPMQNPCGGSSGSFPTNPGFTGSHSNRAYSTALGQGAFIPAELALQRPETEIHAE is encoded by the exons TTCCCCAGGTACTCAAGAGCTGCACCGAGTTCATTGAGAAGCATGGCGTGGTGGACGGCATGTACCGCCTCTCTGGAATCGCCTCCAACATCCAGAAACTacg gCATGAGTTTGACTCAGAGCAGATCCCCGACCTGACTAAAGACGTGTACATCCAGGACATCCACTGTGTAGGCTCCCTGTGCAAGCTCTACTTTCGTGAGCTGCCCAACCCCCTGCTCACCTATCAGCTCTACGAGAAATTCTCT tcTTCCTCATTCCTCTCCGCTCCACAGGAGGCCGTCTCCGCAGCTACAGATGAGGAGCGGCTCATCAAAATACATGATGTCATCCAGCAGCTGCCGCCGCCGCATTACAG GACTTTGGAGTTCCTCATGAGGCACCTGTCCCATCTGGCCACCTTCAGCTACGTTACCAACATGCATAGCAAGAACCTGGCCATCGTCTGGGCCCCCAACCTACTGAG GTCCAAGCAGATAGAGTCAGCCTGCTTCAGCGGCACGGCAGCCTTCATGGAGGTCCGCATCCAGTCGGTGGTGGTGGAGTTCATATTGAACCACGTAGACGTCCTCTTCAACCCCAAGCTCAGCTCGCTCATACGGGAGGGAGCAG GACACAACTCGTTGTCGCGGCCCAAGTCCCTGCTGGTGTCATCCCCCTCTACCAAGCTGCTGACCCTGGAGGAGGCCCAGGCCCGGACCCAGGCCCAGATTAACTCCCCCGTCACAGCCGACAGCAAGTACATTGAGGTGGGGGAGGGCCCTGCAGCCCTGCAGGGAAAGTTCCACACCGTCATCGAGTTCCCTACTGAGAG AAAGAGGCCCCCAATCAAGTCCAAGAAGTCTCCGGTGGGCAGCTGGCGCTCCTTCTTCAACCTGGGCAAGTCCTCGTCCATGTCCAAGCGCAAGCTGCACCGCAACCCCAGCGAACCCAACGAACTCAAGGCCATGGCAG GAGGCAGAGGGGACACTGGGACGCTCCGATCAGCCAAAAGCGAGGAGTCACTCACCTCACTACACAACGTTGAAG GAGAGTCGAAGGTGTACCGTCCGCGGCGGCCCCGCTCTAGCAGCGACGCCCTCTCGGCCTCCTTCAATGGGGACCTGCTGGACAGCCACACCTGGCAGCACTGCAACTTCTACGACAACCTGACCCAGGGCCACAGCGGGGGCCCCACCCGCGATAGTGGGGACAGCAACGGGGACGAGGGGCCCATCCGCGTGCCCGCCCTCATTTCGCCTCCGTGTTTGGCCAGCGATGACGTGGACCTTAGCCTCCCCGACATCGGCATGGCCTCGTTGGACTTTGACCCCATGTCATTCAAGTGCAGCCTGCATGACGGCTCTTTCTCCTTCCCCCTAGGGCTGAGTGATGTAGCCATGGGCGCGGCGGGTGAGAGCACCAGTCTAAAGAGGAGCAAAGGCGGCATTGACAACGGCTCGGTGCCTGTCTCACCCTCCTTCCCAGGGAAGTTCACCTTCCCCTTCCTGTCATCCGACCTCAGCCCGGCCACGAGAAAGAAATCTGAGAGCAAGAAGCTGACCTGCTCCGTGTCTTTCCCAGACAAACCTTTACAGGCTGTATCCGCTATAAAGTTGAAGGCGACCATTCTAGCCATTTCAGAGCCATTTGCCATGGAGTTTCCCTGTAGGCTTACAGAAAACTACGATGTTCCCCagcctccccccccctcctcggGACAGCCCGGGGATTCTCCTGCATTAATGGGCTCAGTGCTGCTGAGGACAGGGGAGCCATCGCTGAGTGAGGCCTTCCAGATGGAGCTGCACTGTAAACTCTCCACCTTCGACAATGACATCAACACTAAGAGCCAAGTCTCAACAGAAGAGAGCACTGCCCAGCAACCTTCAGCAACCAGAAGCCAGGAACAGCCAG GAGCCGTAGCTAGCCTGGACTCTCCAAAGGGTACCCCTAGCCCTCTCAGTTCCTCCTCCgtgtcccccctccctcccttgccCCCTGAGAAGAACTCTGCCCAcatgctggccatggcagagtCCGCCCAACAGGACTCCATCCTGACCCAGAGGTCCTCCCAGACCCAGTCCCCCATCAGGCCCAAGCTGCCCTCACACTCCCTTGAATGGACCCCTCCCACAGCCCTGTGCCCCCAGACTTCCCTCAAGAAGGGACCCAGAACAGGAGCAGCCCAGAACCCAACCCTAAGCACCACCACCCCAAACATCGCCCcttcctcctttctccctcccacCACCCCTCCTGATAAACAGccaagccagtcagccagccatcaGTCCATCAGTACGTCCGCCAGTGCTAagtccccctccactcctcccagAGCCAGACAGGATATAGATTTCACCCCACCAGCATCCCCCCACCACCAGTGTATCACCACTCCCTCCAGAACTCCTGCCCATGTGTCCCCCACTCGGAGGAGTCCAGAGATGCAGCAGCCTGCCATGGGCCAGGTAGCGGTCAGCAGCACTGGATCCTCCACCACCACTCCCAGCAGCAAGGAGATGGGTGTCCTGCCAAAGCCTGCTCCTGAG GTCCATGTAAATGATAGCGTCTGGTCGCCAACTCTTCCGAAACCCTTGGAGCAGCCAGTGGCAGTTCTGCAGCCTCAACCTCCGCCTCAATCACAGCCTCATATACAGTCCCATCCTCACCCACAGGCCCAGTcacagccccatccccagcctaATGCCAGAGTGGCCCCCACCCCAGCCGAGCAGGTGGAGAGACCATGGGAGGCCATAAAGCCAGTACAGCCCCGCATGGAGCCTGCGACCCGCCATCATGCCCATGGGCCAACGCCGCCAACGCCTCCCGTCCGCTCCATCGAGAGCAAACTGGCAACCGCTGTCCTCAGCCACACAGAGGCTGCCAACCCTGCCATCTTCCACAACATCCTGGCAGAGGCCTCCACGCCTGAAGAGGCCCTCACCCATCCTCCCCTTCCCGCGCTAAAGTCTTCCACCCACCAGTCAGCCTACCTCTACCACACCAAGGGAGAGGCCGCCTTACTGGAGCCTCCTGAGGAGGCCTACTACCACCAACGGGCCATTCCCATGGGGCAACTTTCATACCACTACCGGCCAGACAGTGTTCCGTCACACCTCTCTTACGTGTCCAAGTCGGAGCCTCAGATACCTTACAGTACCCGCACAGACCACCGCTACAACACCCATGCTCACTCCAGGTCCTACCACCAGTCCATGAAGCACCGGGGGCCCCCCAGGAGGGGCGAGTACATCTCCCCCGGCCCAGGCTATGGTCCCATGGAGGGAGCCCCAGTCTACCCTGCAGTCCGCAGGGTGCACTCGCTACACGTACCCTCGACCATCCGTTCGGTGCCCATCCAGCGGACCGAGGTTCCTCCGGACGACGAGCTCTTGTACTACCAGCGGCCCTTCTACCAGTGCAAGGCCTATCAGCAGCAGTTGCAACAGTCCTCTCAGGCCGACTACCACGTCACCCAGCTCCAGCCTTACTTTGAGAATGGCCGGGTGCAGTACCGTTATGGCCCCTATTCGCCTGGCGCCAACCCGCTGGACGCCCCTTACTACGACGGGGACCCCTATGGGACCATCCGACGGCGGCACTTACACTCGTTCAGCAGCCGGGACCTGGGGCCCACCCTCAGCCGGTCGGGGGGCAAGGCGGGTGGCTACCACTACCTGTCCCGCCCTGTCCTTCCGCCAGGAAAGGAGCAAAGCTTGTTCAGCAGAGATGTGCCCCCGGGCCACGGCTCCAAGGGAGCCGCCTTCTACTTTGCTTGGGACCCCGAGGAGTCGGAAAGGCTCCGGATGCATTCCATCCGCAGGGAGAGCCGGGCAAGGCAGACGGTCAGGGGTCCTGTCATGTCTCAGTATGACAACTTAGGCCTGTTCATGCCTGGCGACCTGGGGGGTTACGAAACCCTACACCTGCGCAGTAAGTCAGACCCCAGCAAATCCGTGCTGATGTCTGCCGAGAGTAAAGACGGGTGTTATGGCGTACCGCCAGGCTCCCAGCACGCTCCCCGACACTTGGTGTCAGACCCTGACTTCCTCATGTACATGGAGACAGAGAACCACTGTCAGGGGGCCGGCACTGGGGACAAACAAAGCAGCTCCAGGGCCTGCCAGGCCTCCCACTCGCACCAAGTCCAACACCCACCCCGCAACCAGTCCCATCAGCAGGACCCCAGTCGACACGACCCAGGGGACGGAGTTCGGAGCGTCCAACCTCGCTACCAACGGCCCGATCCAGACCGGCATCTGAACAGGGCCAAAACACCCAGTGGTTATCAGGACAAAGACGACCAGCAACAACAGTCGACCCCCGTCAAAGCGCAGGCCCCTCCCAAGGCTGAGCGGTCGCAATGCGTccgagagcagcagcagcagcactacagCCAAGCTGCCATGCCCAAGTCAGACAGAGAATACTCATACCAGCCCCACGGTGGGCAGCAGAGACACAGCACCATGACGGTGCAGTCCCACTACGACAACATGGATGACTACCACCCAGCAGCAGTACCTCAGCCACAGGCCCCCATGCAAAATCCCTGTGGGGGCTCCTCGGGCTCTTTCCCCACCAACCCTGGCTTCACGGGCAGCCACAGCAACAGAGCGTACTCCACTGCCTTGGGCCAGGGTGCCTTCATCCCAGCTGAACTGGCCCTGCAGAGGCCCGAGACAGAAATACATGCAGAATGA